One genomic window of Arachis hypogaea cultivar Tifrunner chromosome 8, arahy.Tifrunner.gnm2.J5K5, whole genome shotgun sequence includes the following:
- the LOC112705855 gene encoding uncharacterized protein, which yields MQSQKGWSSGRVTPTPRKNIGGGAMLPFNNGRGLPSKWEDAERWILSPVGRDGVTGNLVSPHHRRPKSKSGPLGPPGVAYYSMYSPAVPLFGGRHSANLAGPSPFSPAVASSDSFTNRSGGGHGVVVLPTTEPTLLRSASVHGCSEMQSEPSAPDQEDKLHSFKDVGTDVSGAVSRRDMATQMSPQGSQCSSPNLSQPSFSTSTLSSSTFTEWRNVASSKMDVRDVQVDEHVTATKWSKKHRALFSGRGSENFESKQKKEIRNLASAWDIAETPKTASKAEREEAKINAWENLQKAKAETAIRKLEMKLEKKRAYSIDKIMNKLKLAQKKAEEMRSSVINIEADADQVVRTSRKAKLFLRISQMGSLSGCFNWHAS from the exons ATGCAAAGCCAAAAGGGTTGGAGCTCTGGAAGAGTTACTCCAACTCCAAGGAAGAACATTGGCGGCGGAGCTATGCTGCCGTTTAATAATGGGAGAGGACTACCTTCAAAGTGGGAAGACGCTGAAAGATGGATTCTAAGCCCTGTTGGTAGAGATGGTGTAACTGGGAATTTGGTTTCACCACACCATAGGAGACCAAAGTCAAAGAGTGGTCCACTTGGTCCACCAGGTGTTGCTTATTATTCAATGTATTCTCCGGCAGTGCCTCTCTTTGGAGGAAGGCATTCCGCTAATTTGGCCGGGCCTTCTCCGTTTTCGCCAGCTGTAGCTTCATCTGATTCATTCACAAACCGCTCCGGTGGTGGCCATGGTGTTGTCGTTCTGCCCACCACAGAGCCTACTTTGCTCCGGTCCGCTAGTGTCCATGGATGTTCTGAAATGCAGAGTGAACCATCAGCGCCTGATCAAG AGGATAAGCTTCATAGCTTCAAAGATGTGGGCACCGATGTATCTGGTGCTGTTTCAAGGAGGGACATGGCAACCCAGATGAGCCCACAGGGTAGCCAATGCTCCTCTCCCAATTTGAGTCAGCCTTCTTTCTCTACCTCCACTCTGTCTTCGTCGACCTTCACAGAATGGCGGAATGTTGCTTCCTCTAAAATGGATGTAAGGGATGTTCAGGTAGATGAACATGTCACCGCAACAAAGTGGTCCAAGAAACACAGGGCCTTATTTTCTGGCAGAGGCtcagaaaattttgaaagcaagcaaaagaaagaaattagAAATCTAGCTTCAGCTTGGGATATTGCTGAAACGCCAAAAACTGCCTCTAA GGCTGAAAGGGAGGAAGCCAAAATCAATGCATGGGAGAACTTGCAAAAGGCAAAAGCTGAGACAGCAATACGGAAACTAGAG ATGAAGCTAGAAAAGAAGAGAGCATACTCTATAGACAAGATTATGAACAAGCTTAAATTGGCACAGAAAAAGGCTGAGGAAATGAGAAGTTCAGTTATAAACATAGAGGCTGATGCTGATCAAGTTGTACGAACGTCTCGCAAGGCTAAATTATTTCTTAGAATCAGTCAGATGGGTTCATTGAGTGGTTGTTTCAACTGGCATGCCTCTTAA